TCTTGCGCAATATGCACCTGGAGAATCCGTTGCTATTATCAAAGAAACATTGGCTGAAATCATCAGCAATTCAAATGGAGGATTGCTGTCGTTTGGGATCCTTGCCACTTTGTGGTCTGCCTCAAATGGAATTAACGCCATTGTCCGTGCCTTTAATCGCGCCTATGATGTCTCTGAGAGCAGATCATTTATAGCAGCAAGGGGTATGGCGGTTTTGCTTACAATTGCGATGGTTTTTGTCATTTTAGTTGCCCTGCTTTTGCCTGTATTCGGGAAAGAAATTGGCATGTTCCTTTTTTCTGTATTTGGACTGTCAGATGAATTTTTAACCGTGTGGAATATGGGAAGATGGATTGTCAGTGCGCTTATTTTGTTCATTGTTTTTACAGCTCTTTATTTCTTTGCTCCGAATAAGCATTTACACCTGAAGGATGCAATGCCGGGTGCTGTTTTAGCAACAATTGGATGGGCCTTCGTGTCATTTGCCTTTTCTTATTATGTCGGGAGCTATGGCCATTACAGTGCCGCCTATGGGAGTTTGGGCGGAATCATTGTTCTGATGATCTGGTTTTATCTTTCCGGAATGATCATTATGATTGGCGGAGAGTTAAATGCCATTCTATACAAAAGAAAAGGGTCTCATTAATATTTCCAATGATTGTGTGTCATAGAGAGCGGAAAATAGTGAAACAGTAAAGAAGAAGACATGGTCTTCAAAATCTTGCTGGGCAGGTGAATCTTCATGGCAAAGCATACGAAAAAAGGCGGAAGCCATAACAAGCAGAATTCAAAAAGCAAGCCGCAGCATAAAACAAGTGGCAGTGCAAACGGTCAGAACGGCTACCACTAAACAAAAAAGCAAACCGCTACCTGTGCGGTTTGCTTTTTTTATCTGTCTGTCGCCTCAGGCTTTCTTCTGAAATCAAGCTGATTGTGCTTTTAACTCAGGATTAATGCTAAATAGAAAAGAATTCGGCAAGTTAATTTAATTACTTATATCTAAAATATGAACGGCTAAATTAAACTTAATATCGGCTAAATAAAACGGGAAATCCGCTAAATAATTGTGAATTTCAGCTAATAAAATGGCGATTTCGGGTAAATGCTGACTCAGCAGAGCAGCTGCCACTAAAAAAAGCAAATCGCTGTCCCTGCGATTTGCTTTTTTGGGTTCCGCTTTTTGTATTATTCAGCAAGCTGGATATAACTATGGTATGCCGAAGAATAAATATGCTCGATATCCTCATCAGTCATATACATCAATGTTTCTGTTTCGATATCCTTCATTTTTGCGATAAATTCGATCATGTTTTTGCGCTCTTGTCTTTTCATAATAATAATTCCTCCTGTTATATTATTGTTATGATACAGAATGTATTTGTTAATACTATTATATAACAGACAATTCAAAATGTTCAACCTATATTTTAAAAAAAACGCCAATTTTTTAGAGATTAGGGAGTATGCAATTTTTGCGCTTACATGTCTGGCTCCATCGCCTAACTCCTCGGCCAGAAAGGATCCGCCAGTAAAGGCAAAAAGCGCCTTTTCTGACGGATCCTTATCTGTCTTTCGGAGCTAAACAGGCGCTTGCGCTTTTCTTAATTATTGGCGGTTTTATAAGCAGGCTGTTTAAAGAAAGCGGTCGTTATGAAAATAAGGAGTAAAATAAAGCTGACTACATGAAAAAAATTAGCCGATGCCACATGCTCAATATATAATCCGCCTAAAAAAGGACCGGATATGCTTCCGATGCTGAAAAAGATGCCGCACAGCAGGTTTCCTGCAGGAAGCAGGTTTTTAGGAAGCAGATCAGCCATAAAGCTGATGCCAAGCGAAAAAGTGGACCCAACAAGCATGCCAGCTGTAAAGAAACAGATAACGAGCGGAATGAGTGTGTCTGCAAAGCTTGCGGCCATAAAACTAATAAATCCAAACAGCATGACGAACAAAATGGTATTTCTTCTTCCGAATCGGTCGCTGATGATCCCGAGAGGAAGCTGAAAAACAATGGCTCCGATGGCAAAGGAAGATAAGATAATGGAAACAGATGAGACATCTAATCCTGTCCGAAGCGCATAGACAGGGTAATTTCCGTTAAGAGAGGCTTCCAAAAAGCCATATCCGAACGTAGGAAGAAATGCAACCCATGCAAGCTTTGATGCTTTTGCAAAGCGTTTTGCCGTCCCAAAAAATGAAGTCGATCCCATGTCTTGTTCAGGAAAATCATTCTTCAGAAAAAAGACGAAGGCCCATGCGATTAAACTAATGCTGCCAGAAAGAATAAAAGGCAGGCTTGGGCTTATTTCAGCAAGCGGAACCATAAGCGGCCCTGCTGCAAAGCCAAGTCCAAAAAACAGTCCATAAAGAGAGATATTGCGTCCGCGTTTTTCCTCAGAAGAGATGGATGTAATCCATGTTTGCGTTGAAAAATGGAGCATGTGATCACCTACACCAATTAAAAGCCTGAGTAAAAACCAGAACCAGAATGACTGAATCCAAAGAAAACCAAACAAGCTGAGAGCAACCATGATTCCTCCAACTAAAATCAGAGGCTTAAAGCCAAACCTCTTCAATGGCCCTTCCATAAAAGGAGAAGCAATCAAAACACCTATGTAGAGCCCTGTGGCATGCAATCCATTGACAGATGATGAGTATCCTTCCTGCTCAAAGATGATGGCGATTAATGGGAGAAGCATTCCCTGTGAAAAACCTGAAATAGCGACAATACTGACGAGGATAGCGAATTTGAATTTCGGCATAATCTTGACTCCTTACTCTATTTTCCATCCTGAATGTTACACTCATTATTCAAAGCAGACAAGAAAAATTGCATTTCCTTTTTGGGTATGATGGGAGAAAGAAAGGGATGGTGACAGTGAAATTTAAAATGAGGGAAGCAGGATTCAGCGCAAATTTAGAATACGGAGAACTGCATGCTGCAGGAAATAAAAAATATGGTTTTCGTCCCTATCAGCTTATGGTTTCGTCAATTGCCGTTTGCAGCGGCCGGAGTGCTCAGGGGAATTCTTGAAAAGAAAAGATTAGCTGCAGAGGACATCACGAAAAGAAACGAAAATCCAGTAGCACCAGTACCCAAATTCAGGGTTGAGCCAGAAAAGGGGAATCATGCCCACTCAATGAGTACACAAATTCAGGGTTGAGCCAGAAAAGAGGAATCATACGCAAGCAATGAGTACCCAAATTCAGGGTTAAGCCAGAAAAGAGGAATCATACGCAAGCAATGAGTACCCAAATTCAGGGGTGAGCCAGAAAAGAGGAATCATACGCACTTAATGAGTACCCAAATTCAGGATTGAGGCAGAAAACGGGAATCATACGCACTCAATGAGTACTCAAATTCAGGATTGAGGCAGAAAACGGGAATCATACGCACTCAATGAGTACTCAAATTCAGGGGTGAGCCAGAAAAGAGGAATCATACACACTCAATGAGTACCCAAATTCAGGGTTGAGCCAGAAAAGAGGAAACATACGCACTCAATGAGTACTCAAATTCAGGGTTGAGCCAGAAAAGAGGAATCATACACACTCAATGAGTACCCAAATTCAGGGTTGAGCCAGAAAAGAGGAATCATACGCAAGCAATGAGTACCCAAATTCAGGGTTGACCCAGAAAAGGGGAAACATACGCACTCAATGAGCACTCAAATTCAGGGTTGAACCAGAAAAGAGGAATCATACGCAAGCAATGAGTACCCAAATTCAGGGTTGAGCCAGAAAAGGGGAAACATACGCACTCAATGAGTACTCAAATTCAGGGTTGAGCCAGAAAAGGGGAATCATACGCACTTAATGACAGAAAAGAGGAATCATACACACTCAATGAGTACCCAAATTCAGGGTTGAGCCAGAAAAGAGGAATCATACGCACTCAATGAGTACTCAAATTCAGGGGTGAGCCAGAAAAGAGGAATCATACGCAAGCAATGAGTACCCAAATTCAGAGTTGAGCCAGAAAAGGGGAAACATACGCAAGCAATGAGGACCCAAATTCAGGGTTGAGCCAGAAAAGGGGAATCATACGCACTTAATAAGTAGTACGCCCGTAGCACCCGTTGCGAGCGAAACGGATCGAGAGCATTGCCCTTCATTTTGTCATTTAGGGTAATGACCTTCCCGTGGAGAAAATAGAGCAGTCCATTAAGCTTGCCAGTGCGATCGGTGGAAGTCAGCAAAATTACTTAAAACCTTAGAGATTAAAAAATGAGACTGTGCATACCGCACAGTCTCATTTTAAAGTTCGATGATTTCAGGTTCGCTTCCCGCTTTTTGATAATACCTGATTGATTTAAGTGTTATTTTTAAAAGTAAGTAGTTTGGATCGTCTGGTCCGGAAATCCACTCTTTTAACTCCCCGTTCCAGAATTTCTCTTTTAATTCGGCAGATTCTTCTACAGAAGCACTGCCTTCTATTTCTGCATAATCA
The window above is part of the Metabacillus dongyingensis genome. Proteins encoded here:
- a CDS encoding YihY/virulence factor BrkB family protein, whose protein sequence is MKSVKQRQHKQRSILRDLFERFSKDEIIGLSAELAYFFLLSLFPFLIFLMTLIAFLPLSQEDILNFLAQYAPGESVAIIKETLAEIISNSNGGLLSFGILATLWSASNGINAIVRAFNRAYDVSESRSFIAARGMAVLLTIAMVFVILVALLLPVFGKEIGMFLFSVFGLSDEFLTVWNMGRWIVSALILFIVFTALYFFAPNKHLHLKDAMPGAVLATIGWAFVSFAFSYYVGSYGHYSAAYGSLGGIIVLMIWFYLSGMIIMIGGELNAILYKRKGSH
- a CDS encoding BH0509 family protein — its product is MKRQERKNMIEFIAKMKDIETETLMYMTDEDIEHIYSSAYHSYIQLAE
- a CDS encoding MFS transporter; this translates as MPKFKFAILVSIVAISGFSQGMLLPLIAIIFEQEGYSSSVNGLHATGLYIGVLIASPFMEGPLKRFGFKPLILVGGIMVALSLFGFLWIQSFWFWFLLRLLIGVGDHMLHFSTQTWITSISSEEKRGRNISLYGLFFGLGFAAGPLMVPLAEISPSLPFILSGSISLIAWAFVFFLKNDFPEQDMGSTSFFGTAKRFAKASKLAWVAFLPTFGYGFLEASLNGNYPVYALRTGLDVSSVSIILSSFAIGAIVFQLPLGIISDRFGRRNTILFVMLFGFISFMAASFADTLIPLVICFFTAGMLVGSTFSLGISFMADLLPKNLLPAGNLLCGIFFSIGSISGPFLGGLYIEHVASANFFHVVSFILLLIFITTAFFKQPAYKTANN